In Sander vitreus isolate 19-12246 chromosome 8, sanVit1, whole genome shotgun sequence, the genomic window TTGGGTAAGGAGTAAAATAAGAGCTAACagcaaaaaaggtaaaaagggAGTTAAGAGCGACTTGTAAGCAGAGTGGAGATGACATGATTTAGTTTTGGAGAGAGTGATGTGATTCTTCTCGGAAGAGATAGGATGGAAATGTAAACACCTCTCATTGTGACctacagagtatttttacagccaAGTGGTCctaatgttttaattatgaataTGTACACGCTAAGTGGCAACCATTACAGCCTGTAACAAGACTGTTCAAACTGTCCAACTGAAACTAAagtgtatatttatattgttaaGCCTTTTTCATAAAAGCTAGGATTTAGCATACATAGTGTGATAAGTGCACTTTAGTGACATTTCACTGAAATCTAACGAGCATGTTCAATCTGTAGTGGTGTTATCTATTGATCTAGTGTAAACTGCACAGCTGGGTTTTCTGCTTTATCCGCCACATGAAATCCATACCATTTCTTCCAGCAGACCCATAATCATGTCCATGTTTTCTTTGCAGCATAGAGGGCTACATGGCCTCCTCCTACAGCGTTGATACTCGACACTCCTAACTTGGACCCACTTTATCAGCAACTTTTTGAGTTTATTGCTTTCAGTAGACATGCATTGTAAAAGGAATTACAGCAcataagctgtttttttttgtaggatAAACTTTATAGAACAAGCAGTTTGGGAACTTCTGCAGGTTTTATCTTCAAtttacttcttctttttttccagaaCTCATCTTTGTTGCAGAAACAGATGCGTCTTCCTGTTCATGTGAGAGTGAAATATTCCCActgtagtagtgtgtgaattATGCTGGACGTTTATGCAGACTGACGGCTAACTTTCAGGAGTGGCTTAGCTTGATCGCTGAGATTGAATGTTTATTATTGTTGCCAATGAATGTCTTCAAAGCAGTTATTAATTTCAGAAATGCTTAACTATTGAGGagtctgtcttttctttgttttgttgggtgctcgtgtgtgtgtgtgtgtgtgtgtgtgtgtgtgttccacatTAAATGTTTCTAGCAATGATCTAATGTCTCATACCCATGCAACTTGAGATATTTTAGTTTAGTCCAGTAATATTGCATAAATACATCACATAACCATTATAGTCTCATTGAGCGAGTATACTATTGCAAATAGAGTACTGATGTCAAAATATAGATGTTTTCAAACCATGCTAACTTGTAGTAAAGTGAGATAATTGTTCATTGTTGAAGAACTAGGACCCTCTCAACAAACCCTGACTACATTGGAGAAAACCAGACTTCCAAGTAAAGACCACCTCATAGCAATGTCCTGTGATGAAGACCCTTACATCTTCTCCAGCAACACTCTACCCAGTGACCGGCGCTTCCTCCCTCCACTGGCTAATGGGCTTCTGGGATGGAGGGTGTACAGCAATACCATGCACATGGGTGGTGTATATAATGGGGAAGGTGGACGTTGTCACCGGGCAGATGTCCCCTGTCCTCTCACTGTGAAGGTTGAGACAGATGAACCAGCCCAGCACACCTACAGCCTGGACACCCACACAGGTAGTGTCTGCAGTGTTTGACTGTCTGGTTGCAGGAATCTGTGTTGTGAAGAGTTATCGTTGGTAATAGTCTCATCTTTTCATCCAGGCATTTTTACCCACACTCTGAGCTCAGCGAGTGTAACAGTCACACAATCTCTGTATTCACACCGATACTACCCCAACCTAATGGTGATGGAGATTCTGTTGGTGCGTCAGATGACTTCAGAGGAGCCAATCACTGTTAGGCTGGTCAGTTCATTCACGCCTCAGAGCAAAGACATTGTTTTCGAGTCTGGTCCTGATTACAAAGGAGGAAGGTAAGGTTatcaaaaatgtgtaaaatgcaCTATAAAGTAGTAGTATTATATCTTACACAGTCaacatccctctctccctcagtcACATCCAAGGAAAAGTGACCACTGCTGAGTTCCCAGGAGGTTCCTGTCCCACAGTGCACCTTATCTGGACCCATATACCCACCACTCTGACACTGCTTCCAGAGCAGAGCCAGGCTCGCTGGGGCTTCATCCTGGTTGTGGCCAACAGTTTAGACACTGCTGAGGCCAATTTTGACAAGGGCCTGAATCTGATGGCGACTGGTAACCTGCGTCCGTCTCACGAGAAGGCCTGGAAAGAACTGTGGCTGGAGAGCCAGGTGGAGGTGGCAGGGTCAGAGAGACTCTGCaaggctctgattggctgcatgTTTTACCTCCTCAGTGCCTTCCCCTCCATACATGACACCTCCAGCTCGTTTGGTGGAGTCAGTCCAGGAGGGTTGTCTAATGGTGGAGATGGTCAGGACTACTGGGGCCACGTTTTCTGGGACCAGGTAAGGCTAGTGGCAGTTGATGGTTAGCTCTACATGCTGTTTGTTTGGGTTGTATGATGACCCTGCCTTCCTGTAACAGGACATCTGGATGTATCCTGGCATAGCCCTCTTCTACCCCAAGCTAGCCCGAGCTGTGCTAGAGTACAGGGTGGGAACTATAGATGGCGCAAAAGACAATGCCCAAAAGCAGGGCTTCAAGGTATGATTATCAGTATGATTATCAGTGGGATATAGGTGTCACCAAAACTCCTCTGTTTCACTGACTATGCATGTAGGTGCACAACTATGCAATGAACACATTCCCAACAAAGGTTGAAGAAAAGATTGGGTCTTGTTTGCAgttgtaaaattgtaaaaactgtttaaaaaaaatatgacgaACTCAATGATAGGGGtgacaaatcagaaaacacttATTGATACAATAAACAAAAGTTAGAGCAAAGGTGTTGTAACTATGTATTTACAGAAGCAGAGCCTTAGTTTAGCTTAACTTAGCTTAGcgaaagactggaagcaggggaaaaGAGCTAGCCTGTAGCCTGGCTCTCTTTTTGAATTTCTGTTTGTTAcagtatggattaaacaaaaaaGATGCAACAAGTTAATAtcgccattttttttttatctttgtacaGAACCAGATTAGCTGTTTCCTAGCTAAACTAATTGACTTTGTTGAAGCTCTATAATTAGCATACAGACAtcaaagtggtatcaatcttctgatCTAAATCTctgaaagcaaataagcacatttcccaaacTTTTAAACTAGCTGAGTCCCCTAGCAAGTGCAACACAATAAATTATGCTAGTAAACATAGAAGTCTACAAAATAGGTAAAATACATCACATCAACAGTTAGCCCAACAGTAATTTAACGGTTACCTATTTTATTAGCAAAACATTAGCCTCAAACAGCcatatatacagtgtgtgtatatatatatatataaataaataacaaaataacagcaCTGTTGGATATATTTTAAGGCTGAtactctttgtctttgtcttgtgtgtgtgtgtgtgtgtgtgtgtgtgtgtgtgtgtgtgtgtgtgtgtgtgtgtgtgtgtgtgtgtgtgtgttcctgttctATATTTTAACAATAATCATGAAACTGTGTCTAAGTCTTCTGAAGAAAAGATGTTATCTTCACAGGGACTGAAGTTCCCATGGGAGAGTGCAGTGTCAGGGAGGGAGGTGTGTCCAGAAGACATTTATGGACAACAAGAGATTCACATAAATGGAGATGTCACCCTGGCCTTCCAACACTATCTCTACCTCACTGAGGTACGCTTCTTTGTCCCCACTCATCGTCACAGTGTCTCCCCCTGTGTGATAATACTAGCAGAGCTCTTTGTTGCAGGATCTGTCCATGTTCACAGAGGGCCGGGGCAGGGAGGTGATATACGGTGTGGCTGATTACTGGGTTTCTAGAGCATCATGGAACCCTGAGGAACAGAAGTACCATCTCTtaggtaaatatatatatatatatatatatatatatatatatatatatatatatatatatatatatatatatatatattggaaaTGTGGTATTTATACCGAGTCGGTTTAGCTTTACATGGTTATCAGGCTAATTCTTTAATAAAAGCTAAATTAAAGACATCTGACTTCTCTCATCTACTACTGGAAAAACCCACAAAACAAGTTCTGTAATAAGGTATAACTTGGCTCTCATTGTTAAGAAATATATTTCATTCACTTTTTTATATTGCCATTGTAATGGCAGATTTAtgtattaatatatttatacatgttAGATACCTAAAAAGATGatgtaaattaaaatgttgtggCTAACTTGGAAGCATAACTGTATGATATGCATGTAATCTTTAATATGTAACTGCATGGCTGTTTCTATGAAAATATTATGAAGCACTTCCCTTTTGTGCCATTCAGGTGTCATGCCACCTGATGAGTATTATTACAATGTCAacaactctgtgtacacaaacacagtggCCAAATTCAGGTACTAGTATTTGAATATTTCCCTGCAATGCATATTAACTCATGATTACCAATAATACAAAAAGTTTCTCATTTGTCAGTCTCCAGTTTGCTGTGGAATTGGCTGACCGCCTCCAACATCCTGCACCAAAGGAATGGCAAGAAGTGGCCGAACACCTCAAAATACCTTTTGACCAAGAAGCCCAGTACCATCCTGAGTTTGATGGCTATATCAAAGGTTCATTTTTGTTCCTTTCTGACACTGAACTGCAGAAGAACATTATGTCCATAACATGCGGTCAGAATGTCTTTTGTACCTCCCACAGGTCATCCAGTGAAGCAGGCAGACACAGTGATGTTGGGTTATCCTCTTGGATTGCAAATGTCCCCAGAGATCAGGAGAAATGACCTTGAAGCGTATGAGCTAGTAACAGACCCTAATGGTCCAGCTATGACATGGGTAAGACACAGCATGTTGTATGTGACTGTATTAGAGATTTATTGCAGAATGtactttctttttaagattacacttatttataaaataaaactgggcagtggtggaggaagtgtTCAGATTCTTAACtaaagtagcaatactacaatataaaaaatactacaatacaagtaaaagtcttgcattcaAAATATTACTTAGAACTGCtgtaatcaatattttgtattaacaaaaGATCAAATGAGTACACATATGTGAAAGGAGTTCCGATCAGCTCTCACATTTTCCAGCTAATTTCTTTGGTTTTATGGCTTGcaactttattgttttggttgactCTCACAGCTTTCATTAGCACGGTTTTCAGCAGCAAGTAGCTGAGTTCTGATAAAACACTGGTACCTGCCCAGCATATAGGAGACCGTTATACATGCTtatgttgctctgtaactgctggatgtgaaaaaggcaactgtttgctaacacattaAATCAATGTATTTACAGCTTCTtggccaaaaaaaacatgaatgcagctttaaagtacaaaatctatttaaaggtgctgtaggtaggattgtgaagatccaggacttagccaaaagatttcaacatcgacaacttctcagtccctcccccgcTTTCCGCTAGAggccaaaacagtctcctaagcccctccccccacaatggagaatgaatgcgtgtgcatgagcagtgactgacacgcagttagacacccaccCCCCcggtcctgattggtgcatctgaacagggagcggtggattcttgcaaattgcactacaggctgtaggtggtgccagaggagctggatttttttttttttaaatgaccttcatgtagttctactggaacataggttcagtttcagcaaatatgacagaaagttagttttataagtcttacctactgcacctttaaaagtatcaaaagtgaAAGTACTTGTTATGCTGTAGAATGGCCTGTCAGCGTTTTATTGTAGGATTTAAGTATTATaaccaaattaaatgttgaggctggtggaggtggagctcatttctataacagttttgttttaaaagctCATCACAGGTTGTGTAAAATCTTGATCTGCAAAAATCTTGATCTGCAAGTAACAATAGTATCAATAACTGTCAGGTAAATAAGTTAGTCTAATTTTATTAGTTAGTTTTTAGTTGCTTGTCGTACACATAATTATGTTTTACAGTGTCCACTTGCATTGAATGTAAAAGCCTGTTGCTGTTAATTTACTATAAATTAGTGTATTTTTTGTTCCAATGCTTTTGCTTTTCATTATAAGGGTATGTTTGCAATCGGCTGGCTGGAGCTGGGGGAGGCTGAGAAAGCTCAACATTTACTTGAGAAGTGCTTCAAAAACATCCAGGGACCGTTCCAGGTGtccttctcactctctctctctctcacacagccACATCATGTTAATAAATGCCTCTTTACTGGATATCCAGTGAATGTGTGATTATCTCTTCTCCCAGGTATGGAGTGAATCATCAGATGGCTCTGGTGCAGTCAATTTTCTTACAGGGATGGGGGGATTCCTGCAAGCTGTGCTGTTTGGTTATACTGGCTTCAGGTCAGTTAACAATAAAAAGACACCTAAATATGTACACAGCACTTTACAGTAACTGTACAGTTACAGTAACATAAAGATTgacatgctgtgtttttttttcctagaGTTCAGAAGAAATGCCTGGCCTTTTCCCCTGTTCTTCCCAATGACATTTCTGAGCTCTGCGTCCGTGGTGTGAACTACCTGGGCAGTCAGATGGACTGGCTGCTGAGGAAAGACGAAGTTTGTATCATACTGAGGGAACAGGCAAACAGTGCTGGCAGCACTCAGTCCTGTGATCTGCAGGTTATCCTGAAAGCATCAGGAACTAAAATCCCTCTCACACCAGGTAACACACAAGCAAAAACAAGCAGTGATAGTAACTCTAGAAATGGCACCATCTGGCTTTATCCAGGGAGAAAATAATGGAGAGCAATTTTTAGTGGCAAAAGACAGACAGGCTTTTATGACAGTCTACTATCACGACTCCCATAAAGCTGAGAAAACGGGGGGCTCCAAGGGTTgttaggctacgttcacaccgcaagtcttaatgcttaatttggattttttgctcagatccgattttttgtttggctgttcacattacttattaaaatgtagcctatatcagattccagtgtgaactgtttgcggtttcgaactgacccgcatgcgcaaaagaacaatgacaatgacatcagacgcagcacgctgttgcactaaagttagggaggttatggaggaagtaagcattttcgctttta contains:
- the pgghg gene encoding protein-glucosylgalactosylhydroxylysine glucosidase, whose protein sequence is MSCDEDPYIFSSNTLPSDRRFLPPLANGLLGWRVYSNTMHMGGVYNGEGGRCHRADVPCPLTVKVETDEPAQHTYSLDTHTGIFTHTLSSASVTVTQSLYSHRYYPNLMVMEILLVRQMTSEEPITVRLVSSFTPQSKDIVFESGPDYKGGSHIQGKVTTAEFPGGSCPTVHLIWTHIPTTLTLLPEQSQARWGFILVVANSLDTAEANFDKGLNLMATGNLRPSHEKAWKELWLESQVEVAGSERLCKALIGCMFYLLSAFPSIHDTSSSFGGVSPGGLSNGGDGQDYWGHVFWDQDIWMYPGIALFYPKLARAVLEYRVGTIDGAKDNAQKQGFKGLKFPWESAVSGREVCPEDIYGQQEIHINGDVTLAFQHYLYLTEDLSMFTEGRGREVIYGVADYWVSRASWNPEEQKYHLLGVMPPDEYYYNVNNSVYTNTVAKFSLQFAVELADRLQHPAPKEWQEVAEHLKIPFDQEAQYHPEFDGYIKGHPVKQADTVMLGYPLGLQMSPEIRRNDLEAYELVTDPNGPAMTWGMFAIGWLELGEAEKAQHLLEKCFKNIQGPFQVWSESSDGSGAVNFLTGMGGFLQAVLFGYTGFRVQKKCLAFSPVLPNDISELCVRGVNYLGSQMDWLLRKDEVCIILREQANSAGSTQSCDLQVILKASGTKIPLTPGKPVTFPPESGCVCKLAVTSSCWPL